The Saccharomycodes ludwigii strain NBRC 1722 chromosome II, whole genome shotgun sequence genome window below encodes:
- a CDS encoding C2H2-type zinc finger protein (similar to Saccharomyces cerevisiae YER130C | COM2 | Cousin of Msn2), whose protein sequence is MNTVDIMEMFRSMENSNNITNINFDEYKGSSAIINYEKSLQNNKVTDNCNNNINADDLDLLYYCKPTINPKSLVTTVLNAKSSDTIPSLDINCAGNDNIACCNNSSNISTSSTEYEDNDYYEDGDEQFYENQYNKINNFNTDNNNDSGNGNNSGGLFGLNYLNGCYNNIARNNSVITNNSNTSTYLNSLESSPIPGSNNNNNNNNNNSNGDTFFVSDNNNSSNTIDDYLESPITVSSSTSISNMNNNSSTDIFLLSEFLNNALVNTKNATTTKVVTAVTNNNDDCGSDSNDSINNVNVGAGLLNNININTPPSINIGGNVVGDIAKPILLSSSASTSINFPLSPVSVSNINKNNNANGVNGNSNNAFQQTGNKIIPATTTTKRRTAKNKMNHITTKSSTHINSGKSLRSKHLTPPTSPKVIAIVNDADKSKNNNNNVSDAVINSTAPKVILHPKKTRGRKPVEDPDKHYACDYCERKFKRQEHLKRHVRSLHMGEKPYECSTCHKRFSRSDNLTQHTKTHKN, encoded by the coding sequence ATGAATACAGTCGATATTATGGAAATGTTTAGATCTATGGaaaatagtaacaatattaCAAATATCAATTTCGATGAATACAAGGGTAGCAGTGCCATCATTAATTATGAAAAAAGccttcaaaataataaggtTACTGATAATTgtaacaacaacatcaaTGCTGATGACTTAGATCTATTATACTATTGTAAGCCTACAATAAATCCAAAGAGTTTGGTAACGACGGTATTGAATGCTAAATCTAGTGACACTATACCAAGTTTAGATATTAATTGTGCtggtaatgataatattgcATGCTGTAATAATTCTTCTAACATAAGTACTAGTTCTACAGAATATGAAGATAATGATTATTACGAAGATGGAGACGAACAATTTTATGAAAATCAATACAATAAGATCAATAATTTCAACAccgataataataatgatagcGGTAACGGTAACAACAGTGGTGGGTTGTTTGGgttgaattatttgaatGGGTGTTACAATAACATTGCTAGAAATAACAGTGTTAtcactaataatagtaatactaGTACTTACCTGAATAGTTTAGAATCATCTCCTATACCAggtagcaataataataataataataataataataatagtaacggcgatactttttttgttagtgataacaataatagcaGTAACACCATAGATGATTATCTAGAATCACCAATTACTGTATCATCTAGTACTTCTATTAGTAAcatgaataataattcttcaactgacatttttttattaagtgaatttttaaacaacGCGTTGGTAAACACCAAAAatgcaacaacaacaaaagtgGTCACTGCcgttactaataataatgatgattgTGGCAGTGATAGTAATGATAGTATTAATAACGTTAATGTTGGTGCAGGTTTGctaaataatatcaacatTAATACACCACCATCTATTAATATTGGCGGTAATGTCGTCGGTGATATTGCTAAACCAATACTGTTATCTTCTTCTGCCTCTACGTCTATTAATTTTCCATTATCTCCAGTATCCGTTTCCAATattaataagaataataacgCTAATGGAGTCAatggtaatagtaataatgctTTTCAACAAACTGGTAACAAGATAATACCAGCAACTACAACTACGAAAAGGAGGACCGCCAAGAATAAAATGAATCACATTACTACAAAGAGCTCAACACATATTAATAGCGGTAAGAGTTTGCGTTCGAAGCATCTAACTCCACCAACATCGCCTAAAGTGATAGCCATTGTTAATGATGCTGACAAgagcaaaaataataataataatgtgtCTGATGCTGTTATCAATAGTACTGCGCCAAAAGTTATACTTCATCCAAAGAAAACCAGGGGACGTAAGCCTGTGGAGGATCCTGATAAGCACTACGCATGTGATTATTGTGAAAGAAAGTTTAAAAGACAAGAGCATTTGAAAAGACATGTTAGGTCTCTGCATATGGGTGAGAAACCTTACGAATGTAGCACATGTCACAAAAGATTTAGCAGAAGTGACAATCTAACTCAGCATACAAAAACTCATAAAAATTGA
- the MND1 gene encoding Mnd1p (similar to Saccharomyces cerevisiae YGL183C | MND1 | Meiotic Nuclear Divisions) has protein sequence MPPKKKSTNNNTLTDTSSCTNVKKFKKKPSYTIEQKGEIMLEIIQKEHTVYSLKDLEKIIPSKSKGIIHGMIVKDIISYLLDESLIMCEKCGNVNVYWNFPFVSSMVQLDVVNKLTEKKESLLKEIGDNGLTKEKRHEDIELFKKLNLLEKERSELIKKLEKIDTEMDENLENIVVDDVQYTKVCQKNKVLSLDALKKNAILTDNIMTIASYLRDKYGISTSEIFKQYLSYEIDDDFEDKSREKFNTIFEAQKELGGYMQNKDTG, from the coding sequence ATgccaccaaaaaaaaaatcaactaataataatacactGACTGACACTTCCTCCTGTACCAAtgttaaaaagtttaaaaaaaagccaaGTTACACTATAGAACAGAAGGGTGAAATTATGTTAGAGATAATTCAAAAAGAACACACCGTCTACTCTCTAAAGGATctagaaaaaattattcctTCCAAAAGTAAGGGAATAATTCACGGTATGATTGTCAAAGACATAATTTCCTACTTGTTAGATGAAAGTTTAATCATGTGTGAAAAATGTGGGAACGTTAATGTCTATTGGAATTTTCCCTTTGTTAGTTCCATGGTGCAATTAGATGTTGTTAATAAGTTGAccgaaaaaaaggaatccCTATTAAAAGAGATCGGTGATAATGGGCTTacaaaagagaaaagacACGAGGatattgaattatttaaaaagctTAACCTTTTAGAAAAAGAGCGCAGTGAGctaattaaaaaacttgaaaaaattgatacTGAAATGGatgaaaatttggaaaatatagTTGTTGATGACGTTCAGTACACAAAAGTTTGtcagaaaaataaagttttatcattagatgcattaaaaaaaaatgccaTTTTAACTGATAATATAATGACCATTGCAAGCTACTTGCGTGATAAATATGGTATTTCTACCAGTGagatttttaaacaatatttAAGTTACGAGATTGACGATGATTTTGAGGACAAAAGTCGTGAAAAATTCAATACTATATTTGAAGCGCAAAAGGAGTTGGGAGGATACATGCAAAATAAAGATACCGGATAA
- the GTS1 gene encoding Gts1p (similar to Saccharomyces cerevisiae YGL181W | GTS1 | Glycine Threonine Serine repeat protein): MGLFNSSGSHSKHNNNKYERDLKDIVNLPENSNRCGECGSSFPTWCSLTYGCLLCGRCSSVHRKILNNSIVKSLSLERWSRDEVDELYNSGGNKRNKNIWNDKDVPFPYDGDVDKDEVENYIREKYIYGKFRTSPMNDDYNTRYDYDYDDNNRDIGSRKSARLRSNSLATLKLTHSRYAKDYEIGKYANKLRTLKGYGFNSTDLCIEAIVLARGNLDTALDLLEKDLRENGGRRSRSGTINNNNSGPQLPSRPQGANAPKPAVFDGFDVVEQPQQYVDPNTGIVYANPQQQQLQAQQHAQQQLQAQQQLQAQQQLQAQQQLQAQQQAQAQQQAQQQAQQQLQAQQQLQAQQQAQQQLQAQQQAQQQLQAQQQAQQQLQVQQQLQAQQQQQANKAALLNLYNRPDMYTSPVEIAPGNPQYHQILQQQQTAQQNQSLAQQPFYYMQQQQQQQQQQPGYYYNQPM; the protein is encoded by the coding sequence ATGGGTTTGTTCAATTCTAGTGGTTCTCACTCTAAgcacaataacaataaatacGAACGTGATTTAAAAGATATCGTTAACTTACCAGAAAATTCAAATAGGTGTGGAGAATGTGGTTCTTCATTTCCAACATGGTGTTCGTTAACATATGGTTGTCTATTATGTGGTAGATGTTCCAGTGTTCATCgtaaaatattaaacaaCTCAATAGTAAAGTCTTTAAGTCTAGAAAGGTGGAGTAGAGATGAGGTTGACGAACTATATAATAGTGGtggtaataaaagaaataaaaatatttggaatGATAAAGATGTTCCGTTCCCATACGATGGTGATGTTGATAAAGATGAAGtggaaaattatattagagaaaaatatatatatggtaAATTTAGAACATCCCCAATGAATGATGATTATAATACACGCTATGattatgattatgatgataataatagagaCATCGGTAGTAGAAAGAGTGCCAGATTACGGAGCAATAGCTTGGcaactttaaaattaactCATTCCAGGTATGCCAAAGATTACGAAATTGGCAAGTATGCGAATAAACTAAGAACTTTGAAAGGATATGGTTTTAATAGTACCGATTTATGTATCGAAGCAATAGTCTTAGCTAGAGGTAATTTGGATACGGCTTTAGActtattagaaaaagacTTGCGCGAAAATGGAGGGAGAAGATCAAGATCAGGTacaattaataacaataattcaGGGCCACAATTACCATCTAGGCCACAAGGAGCTAATGCCCCTAAACCGGCAGTATTTGATGGTTTTGATGTTGTAGAGCAACCACAACAGTACGTTGACCCAAATACAGGTATAGTATACGCCAATccacaacaacagcagTTACAAGCTCAGCAACACGCCCAGCAACAATTACAAGCTCAACAGCAATTACAAGCCCAACAACAATTACAAGCTCAACAGCAATTACAAGCTCAACAACAGGCTCAAGCTCAACAACAAGCCCAACAGCAAGCCCAACAGCAATTACAAGCTCAACAGCAATTACAAGCTCAACAACAAGCCCAACAACAATTACAAGCTCAACAACAAGCCCAACAACAATTACAAGCTCAACAACAAGCTCAACAGCAATTACAGGTTCAGCAACAGCTTCAGGctcagcaacaacaacaggcTAATAAAGCCGCCTTACTAAATTTATACAATCGTCCTGATATGTATACTAGCCCGGTAGAAATAGCACCTGGAAATCCTCAATACCATCAAAtattacaacaacaacaaacaGCTCAGCAAAACCAATCACTGGCTCAACAACCGTTTTATTACatgcaacaacaacaacaacaacaacaacaacaacctggttattattataatcaacCAATGTAA
- the ATG1 gene encoding serine/threonine protein kinase ATG1 (similar to Saccharomyces cerevisiae YGL180W | ATG1 | AuTophaGy related) codes for MSPSSSIPTTPSLNNSNPTSTSASPKSNIHRVNTNTSNSMTLVRDKYTIDNEIGRGSFATVYKGYINHPDSKKRKTVAIKAVSKSALQNKKLLDNLEVEIAILKKIKNPHIVSLIDCQRTSTDFYLIMEFCSLGDLSFLIKRKSDLIQQHPLMKTILEKYPSGNKNNTSSKNGDGLNKVLVYNYIKQLATALKFLRSKNLVHRDIKPQNLLLSAPFIGYNTPEEFHNKLKYVGIYHLPILKVADFGFARFLPNTSMAETLCGSPLYMAPEILSYQKYNAKADLWSVGAVLYEMCCGKPPFRANNHMELLKKIKQANDVITFPKIEREEKEEGPTGNKGDEPLTYAMKELICGLLTRDPLERMGFSEFFSNSIVNMDLSIYEEEEQRQKRQDKSKVEEQSQKMVESNLFISDYLNNDNTIANKQNNTNLSIPADSPNLNDKVEKKNNDKDKQHKRETINDNQLNDSDIEKEYVVIEKKSVEFNVLADELATFKKNNKLNIQHDNSTNTRLSSSPNNNNVATNIRMRRSSSSSSRRSSFDRRKLSISSLNPSNALSKALEMASSRLWGNNTTNNINNNGNNTLKQTTGLGTSPYSVSPSSLLAKSPSIYNNTPTNNKDLSILNKHMFKELTENIILDKITVNDTINSVSTNKELVTTERKGNTDILNTLEILAAKAYTIYSFAEVKTSQLKSDSFSSAPDCHSGTQSNQTNSNTKVDPIKGTSLDLFDNLGVVISDANDHNNNVGNTDIIGTVMRNSDIANASTNRNYDSCAIEDSSDEETDNVYNYEYNNNNNNNNNNNRNAIITNATPITTDLHINSLSIRERYSVSMEALMLYLKTLSILAKSLKITSNWWNKHSNGALENQHEQGHQKGHDGHNGNRNVTSGDHIIRTESSVTVTSNNIDVNNNNNNNDTILHLNLMVQWLRAKFNDCLEKAETLKMDIQRMNGLATKNIKLDDIHVIVEKLIYDRALQISKIAATAELQGKFWSNCELSYATSLWMLETLLDEYEDFDTALNTDGANNGDDGGTSNNNDSKIGIKLDDHDRGMVEKYIVSISKRLKALKRKIDM; via the coding sequence ATGTCACCTAGTTCATCCATACCAACAACACCATCTctcaataatagtaatccTACATCTACATCCGCTTCCCCTAAGAGCAATATACATAGGGTTAACACAAACACTTCAAATTCAATGACACTTGTGCGAGATAAATACACCATAGACAATGAAATAGGAAGAGGTTCGTTTGCCACCGTATATAAAGGTTATATAAATCATCCCgatagtaaaaaaagaaaaacagtAGCCATAAAAGCCGTTTCTAAGAGTGCtctacaaaataaaaagttattgGATAATTTGGAAGTGGAAATCgcaattttgaaaaagattaaaaatcCACATATTGTCAGTTTAATAGATTGCCAAAGGACCAGCACAGATTTTTATCTAATCATGGAGTTTTGCTCCTTAGGTGAtttatcctttttaattaaaaggaAATCAGATTTGATTCAGCAACATCCACTaatgaaaacaatattagaaaaatatcCAAGTggcaacaaaaataataccagCAGCAAAAATGGAGATGGATTAAACAAAGTTTTAGTTTATAATTACATTAAACAACTAGCCACGGCTTTGAAATTTTTACGCTCCAAAAATTTAGTTCATAGAGATATAAAACCACaaaatttgttgttgagcGCTCCATTTATTGGATACAATACGCCAGAAGAATTtcataataaattaaaatatgttGGTATTTATCATCTCCCCATACTAAAGGTTGCCGATTTTGGATTTGCCCGTTTTCTACCTAATACTTCTATGGCTGAAACATTATGTGGTTCTCCACTATATATGGCCCCTGAAATTCTAAGctatcaaaaatataacgCCAAAGCTGATTTATGGAGCGTGGGTGCTGTTCTTTATGAAATGTGTTGCGGCAAACCGCCATTCAGGGCTAATAATCATATggaattattgaaaaaaattaagcaGGCTAATGACGTAATAACATTTCCCAAGATTGAAAGAGAAGAGAAAGAGGAAGGTCCAACTGGGAATAAGGGTGATGAACCATTGACTTATGCCATGAAAGAATTAATTTGTGGCTTGTTAACCCGCGATCCATTGGAACGAATGGGGTTTTCTGAGTTCTTCAGTAATTCGATAGTCAATATGGATTTGTCTATTTACgaggaagaagaacaaaGGCAAAAGAGACAGGATAAATCTAAAGTTGAAGAGCAAAGCCAAAAAATGGTAGAAAGtaatttattcatttctGACTATTTGAATAATGACAATACAATTGCAAATAAACAGAACAATACGAATCTTTCGATACCTGCGGACAGTCCTAATCTTAATGATAAagttgaaaagaaaaataacgaTAAGGATAAACAACATAAAAGGGAAACAATTAATGACAACCAATTGAACGATTCAGATATCGAAAAAGAATATGTTgttatagaaaaaaaatcagtGGAATTTAACGTGTTGGCAGATGAATTAGccacttttaaaaaaaataataagttGAATATCCAACATGATAACAGTACTAACACTAGGCTATCTTCATcaccaaataataataacgttGCTACTAACATCAGAATGCGTAGATCTAGCAGTTCATCTTCAAGAAGATCATCATTTGATCGTAGAAAATTGTCTATTTCGTCATTAAATCCATCAAATGCACTAAGTAAAGCTTTGGAAATGGCATCGTCAAGGTTGTGGGGTAATAAtaccactaataatatcaataataatggcaaCAATACCCTTAAACAAACAACAGGTCTGGGGACTTCACCATACTCAGTATCACCATCATCTTTATTAGCAAAATCACCTTCCATCTACAACAACACACCCACCAACAATAAAGATCTatctattttaaataaacatatgTTCAAAGAGCTAactgaaaatattatattagaTAAGATAACTGTTAATGACACCATCAATAGTGTGTCCACAAATAAGGAACTAGTAACTACTGAGAGAAAAGGTAATACCGATATTTTGAATACTTTAGAAATTTTGGCAGCCAAGGCATATACGATTTATTCATTCGCAGAAGTTAAAACTTCGCAATTAAAATCAGattcattttcttctgCACCAGATTGTCATTCGGGAACACAATCCAATCAAACCAATAGTAATACTAAAGTAGATCCAATCAAAGGTACGAGTTTGGATCTATTTGATAACTTAGGGGTTGTTATAAGCGATGCTAATGatcataataacaatgttgGAAATACTGATATCATTGGAACTGTAATGAGAAATAGCGATATTGCCAACGCCAGTACCAATAGAAATTATGATAGCTGTGCTATTGAGGATAGTAGCGATGAGGAAACAGACAATGTTTATaattatgaatataataataataataataataataataacaataatcgCAATGCTATTATAACTAATGCTACCCCAATTACTACCGATTTACATATAAATTCCTTATCCATAAGAGAAAGATATTCTGTATCTATGGAGGCTTTGATGTTGTATTTGAAGACCCTAAGTATTTTAGCAAAATCCTTAAAAATTACGTCTAACTGGTGGAATAAACACAGCAATGGTGCATTGGAAAATCAACATGAACAAGGACATCAGAAGGGACACGATGGACATAATGGGAATCGTAATGTTACATCTGGCGACCATATTATTCGTACCGAGAGCAGTGTTACTGTCacttctaataatattgatgtcaacaacaacaataataacaacgaCACGATATTACATTTGAATTTAATGGTTCAATGGCTAAGGGCTAAATTCAATGATTGTTTAGAAAAGGCGGAGACATTGAAAATGGATATACAAAGAATGAACGGTTTGGCCACTAAAAACATCAAATTAGATGATATTCATGTCATTGTAGAAAAATTGATATACGATAGAGCTTTACAAATTTCCAAAATCGCAGCCACTGCTGAACTACAGGGTAAATTTTGGAGTAATTGCGAGCTATCTTATGCTACTAGTTTATGGATGTTGGAAACTTTATTAGATGAATATGAGGATTTTGATACTGCTTTGAATACTGATGGCGCCAACAATGGTGATGATGGTGGCACCAGCAATAACAACGACTCTAAGATTGGTATAAAATTAGATGATCACGATAGGGGTATGGTTGAAAAATACATTGTAAGTATTtcaaaaagattaaaagccttaaaaagaaaaattgacATGTGA
- a CDS encoding conserved putative glycolipid 2-alpha-mannosyltransferase translates to MIKLKKILFILLCNLIGVLILIELYNATVNNNNNENNYLSYINIWEKEEVQQQQNQKSSTGDDTTINKLSLDFIDKNDKELLNAYKGFLKNPIMAQLLNFATTLSSSLSSPGNSNDIKSLNQDALNRLREHTNININKKALYDYTNNESPYFMNPIDNLLIPNYTYPLKKEVYVDAEKYVAEDKMQKKNCLIMLLDGEHAKVNAFQTIKSFEENLNYKYHYPWVIISPFSVDVDENSWFDKEIVSLLSQHKTDVYSIKIDDFKTDAFVGGNWDYIAGGWVNHLYNDYSKFQNQLRNAHLTKYYSNFLKINKDNPKKISELASQINKIFLQFSGESIEKTNFLAYDLYNLDFFHIFDNFMTIKAGTLLTCKYDKADPFEGLDDDKILFKSTNVFKTTDPFLENIRETLSYLTEWTNNSLSKLFTTENFNQEEEQKTNLYNGIYINAETSVFISKFTLFRSMEYELVFKYLNFMKAYYNEAWSASEMISFFFSLFNKMDEQILEGFNTRKDFELLADMQLEFIKTPRNFRFTVAELKFCPLKMDESCLKNCFGDLRLLNYKIKEGEDDAGVDAPDTLEDEEGAQDAITKKYKHRLQFYYDRINISILLSQLMKQEGASKKETNELIHDYLERQLADEAFNI, encoded by the coding sequence ATGATCAAgctcaaaaaaatattatttatactTTTATGTAACCTAATAGGGGTACTCATATTAATTGAACTTTATAATGCTAcagttaataataataataatgaaaataactatttaagttatataaatatttgggaaaaagaggaagtacaacaacagcaaaaccaaaaaagtTCCACTGGTGATGatactactattaataaACTTTCCTTGGATTTTATAGATAAAAATGACAAAGAACTTCTAAATGCATACAAGggatttttaaaaaatccaaTAATGGCTCAATTGTTAAATTTTGCTACTACATTATCCTCATCTTTGTCTAGTCCTGGTAATTCAAATGATATAAAGAGTTTAAACCAAGATGCTTTGAACAGATTAAGGGAACATACCAATATAAACATCAATAAAAAGGCATTATACGACTACACTAATAACGAATCACCATATTTCATGAATCCGATAGACAATCTTTTAATACCCAACTACACCTAtcctttgaaaaaagaagtcTATGTTGATGCAGAAAAATACGTAGCTGAAGATAAAAtgcagaaaaaaaattgtttgatAATGTTGTTGGATGGAGAACATGCTAAAGTAAATGCCTTTCAAACTATCAAGTCTTTTGAAGAAAACTTAAATTACAAATATCATTATCCTTGGGTTATCATTAGTCCATTTTCTGTTGATGTAGATGAAAATAGTTGGTTTGACAAGGAAATTGTATCCTTGCTCTCCCAACATAAAACTGATGTATATTCTATTAAAATAGACGATTTCAAAACTGATGCTTTTGTTGGTGGAAATTGGGATTATATTGCAGGAGGTTGGGTAAACCATCTGTACAATGATTATTctaaatttcaaaatcaattgAGAAATGCCCACTTGACcaaatattattcaaattttttaaaaatcaataaggataatccaaaaaaaatctcCGAATTGGCTTCccaaattaataaaatttttctcCAGTTTTCTGGCGAATCTATTGAGAAAACTAATTTTTTGGCTTATGATTTATATAATCTGGATTTTTtccatatttttgataattttatgACCATTAAAGCAGGCACTTTATTGACCTGTAAATACGATAAAGCAGATCCATTTGAAGGCTTGGATGacgataaaatattatttaagtCTACCAACGTGTTTAAAACCACGGATCcatttttggaaaacatTAGGGAAACTCTATCGTATTTAACTGAATGGACAAATAACTCTCTAAGTAAATTATTTACCACAGAGAACTTCAATCAAGAGGAGGAACAAAAGACAAATTTATACAACggtatatatatcaatGCAGAAACTtctgtttttatttccaaatttaCTCTGTTCCGCAGTATGGAATATGAATTGGTCTTTAAGTATTTGAATTTCATGAAGGCGTACTATAATGAGGCTTGGTCTGCTTCAGAAATGATcagcttttttttctcgctatttaataaaatggatGAACAGATACTGGAAGGTTTTAATACAAGAAAGGATTTTGAACTGCTGGCTGATATGCAATTGGAATTTATTAAGACGCCTCGGAATTTCAGATTTACTGTAGCTGAATTAAAATTCTGTCCACTGAAAATGGACGAAAGTTGcttaaaaaattgttttggCGATCTAAGGTTActaaattataaaattaaggAAGGTGAAGATGATGCTGGTGTTGACGCTCCTGATACCCTGGAAGATGAGGAAGGAGCACAGGATGCAATtactaaaaaatataaacaccgtttgcaattttattatgatCGTATAAACATTTCTATACTGTTATCCCAATTAATGAAACAAGAGGGTGCtagtaaaaaagaaacaaatgAATTAATTCATGATTATTTAGAAAGACAGCTTGCCGATGAAGCattcaatatttaa
- the NUP49 gene encoding FG-nucleoporin NUP49 (similar to Saccharomyces cerevisiae YGL172W | NUP49 | NUclear Pore): protein MFGTISNNNNTTTNSTGGLFGSNAAATTGLFGTNNTNSNNFNNTPVNGGGLFGNKSTVNTGGGLFGSNNNPNSNTNSLFGNNNNNASINTGGLFGNNNNNNNNTATNPGGLFGAKQATTGGGLFQNNNNNNTTGLFGNTNTGVTTTGNNLFNSKPSLFGNTNNFANNNNNNNNNNNALGGGLSGQQQQFIFKQQQSNLQMISQLAITPMTKINELPLPIKQEIEQLDQYIQQQLKISYQLKADMSEHLELIESIPRDIDFLNKIYFNTNQALDKYLLKVTQLRKQTDKSINHSEISNIIIQQLTSNNPNSKISYSELDSYFQKKMKSYRFKLNEYLSVLGDIEVAIQGLENYMFINNSNNNNNNNNNNNSNSSSSSSSSSNADMLIQNGTNAIIDSSPIVSIINTVIAEFELFMKTAERIAELHQRVKEIVSHNNATF, encoded by the coding sequence atGTTCGGaacaatttcaaataataacaatactacCACCAATTCAACTGGTGGGCTATTTGGCTCCAATGCCGCTGCGACTACTGGTTTGTTCGGcaccaataatactaacagcaataatttcaataacACTCCAGTGAATGGTGGTGGGTTATTTGGTAATAAATCTACCGTTAACACTGGGGGTGGTTTGTTTGGAAGCAATAACAATCCTAACTCCAATACCAATAGTTTATTtggaaataataacaacaatgctAGTATCAATACTGGCGGTTTGTTtggtaataacaacaataacaataataataccgCTACTAACCCTGGTGGTTTATTTGGTGCTAAACAAGCTACCACAGGGGGAGGGCTGTTCCagaacaacaataacaataatactactgGACTGTTTGGTAATACCAATACAGGTGTAACGACAACTGGTAATAACTTGTTCAATAGTAAGCCTTCGTTATTTGGAAACACAAATAACtttgctaataataataataataataataataataataatgctttAGGCGGTGGTTTATCTGgacaacagcaacaattcatttttaagCAGCAACAAAGTAATTTGCAAATGATTTCCCAATTAGCCATTACTCCAATGactaaaataaatgaattgCCATTACCTATCaaacaagaaattgaaCAACTAGATCAATATATTCAACAgcaattgaaaatatcttATCAATTGAAAGCAGATATGAGTGAGCATTTAGAACTGATCGAATCCATACCAAGagatattgattttttaaataaaatatatttcaatACTAATCAAGCTttagataaatatttactaAAAgttacacagttgagaaAGCAAACCGATAAATCAATCAATCATTCAGAAATaagtaatattatcataCAACAATTGACATCTAATAATCCTAACAGTAAAATATCGTATTCTGAGTTAGATTCctattttcaaaagaaaatgaagtCCTATAGGTTTAAACTAAATGAATATTTGAGTGTTTTAGGTGACATTGAAGTAGCTATTCAAGGCCTGGAAAATTATatgtttattaataattctaataataataataataataataataataataatagtaatagtagtagtagtagtagtagtagcagtaaCGCTGACATGCTAATACAAAATGGTACTAATGCTATCATAGATAGTAGCCCTATTGTTTCGATAATAAATACTGTTATAGCCGAATTTGAATTGTTTATGAAAACTGCTGAAAGAATTGCTGAGTTGCATCAAAGGGTAAAAGAAATTGTATCACATAATAATGCTACTTTCTAA